In Canis lupus dingo isolate Sandy chromosome 1, ASM325472v2, whole genome shotgun sequence, a single genomic region encodes these proteins:
- the TMEM147 gene encoding transmembrane protein 147, protein MTLFHFGNCFALAYFPYFITYKCSGLSEYNAFWKCVQAGVTYLFVQLCKMLFLATFFPTWEGGIYDFIGEFMKASVDVADLIGLNLVMSRNAGKGEYKIMVAALGWATAELIMSRCIPLWVGARGIEFDWKYIQMSIDSNISLVHYIVASAQVWMITRYDLYHTFRPAVLLLMFLSVYKAFVMETFVHLCSLGSWTALLARAVVTGLLALSTLALYVAVVNVHS, encoded by the exons ATGACCCTGTTCCACTTCGGGAACTGCTTCGCCCTGGCCTACTTCCCGTACTTCATCACCTACAAGTGCAGCGGCCT GTCGGAGTACAACGCCTTCTGGAAGTGCGTGCAGGCCGGCGTCACCTACCTCTTCGTGCAGCTGTGCAAG ATGCTGTTCCTGGCCACTTTTTTTCCCACCTGGGAAGGCGGCATCTATGACTTCATCGGG GAGTTCATGAAGGCCAGCGTGGATGTGGCGGACCTGATCGGCCTCAACCTTGTCATGTCCCGGAACGCAGGCAAGGGGGAGTACAAGATCATGGTtgctgccctgggctgggccaccGCCGAGCTCATTATGTCCCG CTGCATCCCTCTCTGGGTTGGAGCCCGGGGCATTGAGTTTGACTGGAAGTACATCCAGATGAGCATTGACTCCAACATCAGTCTG gTCCATTACATCGTCGCATCTGCCCAGGTCTGGATGATAACACGCTACGACCTGTACCACACTTTTCGGCCAGCGGTCCTCCTCCTGATGTTCCTCAGCGTCTACAAGGCCTTTGTCATGGA GACCTTCGTCCACCTCTGTTCCCTGGGCAGCTGGACAGCACTGCTGGCCCGGGCAGTGGTGACAGGGCTGCTGGCCCTCAGCACCCTGGCCCTCTACGTAGCCGTCGTCAACGTGCACTCCTAG
- the GAPDHS gene encoding glyceraldehyde-3-phosphate dehydrogenase, testis-specific isoform X1 — protein MSKRDIVLTNVTVVQLLRQPCPVTRAPPPPEPKVEAEREPQPEPEPEPKPEPVKEEPPPLPQPKKAPVGQKLTVGINGFGRIGRLVLRACIQKGVKVVAVNDPFIDPEYMVYMFKYDSTHGRYKGSVEHRNGKLVVDNQEISVFQCKQPRDIPWKSVGNPFVVESTGVYLSLEEASGHIEAGALRVVISAPSPDAPMFVMGVNEKSYDPASMKVVSNASCTTNCLAPLAKVIHERFGIVEGLMTTVHSYTATQKTVDGPSKKAWRDGRGAHQNIIPASTGAAKAVGKVIPDLKGKLTGMAFRVPTPDVSVVDLTCRLAQPTPYEAIKEAIKAAAKGPLAGILAYTEDEVVSTDFVGNTHSSIFDANAGIALNNSFVKLISWYDNEFGYSHRVVDLLRYMFNRDQ, from the exons TGACCAGAGCACCACCTCCGCCAGAGCCCAAAGTTGAGGCAGAGCGGGAGCCCCAGCCTGAGCCAGAGCCGGAGCCCAAACCTGAGCCAGTCAAGGAGGAACCCCCGCCTCTTCCTCAACCTAAGAAGGCTCCTGTGGGTCAGAAGCTGACCGTGGGCATCAATGG ATTTGGACGCATCGGTCGCCTGGTGCTACGCGCCTGCATACAGAAGGGTGTTAAAGTGGTGGCAGTGAATGACCCATTCATTGACCCAGAATATAtg GTGTACATGTTTAAATATGACTCCACCCACGGCCGGTACAAGGGGAGCGTGGAGCACAGGAACGGAAAGCTGGTGGTAGACAACCAGGAGATCAGCGTCTTCCAGTG CAAGCAGCCCCGAGACATTCCCTGGAAGTCTGTCGGGAACCCCTTTGTGGTGGAGTCCACAGGCGTGTACCTGTCCTTAGAGGAAGCTTCA GGCCACATCGAGGCAGGCGCCTTGCGTGTGGTCATCTCCGCACCCTCACCGGATGCACCCATGTTTGTCATGGGGGTAAACGAGAAGAGCTATGATCCTGCCTCCATGAAAGTCGTCAG CAATGCatcctgcaccaccaactgccTGGCGCCCCTTGCCAAGGTCATCCATGAGCGATTTGGGATCGTGGAAGGGCTGATG ACCACAGTTCATTCCTatactgccacccagaagactgTGGACGGGCCATCAAAGAAGGCCTGGCGAGATGGCCGGGGCGCCCACCAGAACATCATCCCAGCCTCCACGGGGGCTGCCAAGGCCGTTGGCAAAGTCATCCCAGACCTCAAAGG GAAGCTGACAGGAATGGCGTTCCGGGTGCCAACCCCAGACGTATCTGTTGTGGACCTGACCTGCCGCCTGGCCCAGCCCACCCCATACGAGGCCATCAAAGAGGCCATAAAAGCGGCAGCCAAGGGGCCCCTCGCTGGCATCCTTGCCTACACCGAGGATGAG GTCGTGTCCACGGACTTTGTGGGCAACACCCACTCGTCCATCTTCGACGCTAACGCCGGCATCGCGCTCAACAACAGCTTCGTGAAGCTCATTTCCTG GTACGACAACGAGTTCGGCTACAGTCACCGGGTGGTGGACCTCCTCCGCTACATGTTCAACCGTGACCAGTGA
- the GAPDHS gene encoding glyceraldehyde-3-phosphate dehydrogenase, testis-specific isoform X2 has translation MSKRDIVLTNVTVVQLLRQPCPVTRAPPPPEPKVEAEREPQPEPEPEPKPEPVKEEPPPLPQPKKAPVGQKLTVGINGFGRIGRLVLRACIQKGVKVVAVNDPFIDPEYMVYMFKYDSTHGRYKGSVEHRNGKLVVDNQEISVFQCKQPRDIPWKSVGNPFVVESTGVYLSLEEASGHIEAGALRVVISAPSPDAPMFVMGVNEKSYDPASMKVVSNASCTTNCLAPLAKVIHERFGIVEGLMTTVHSYTATQKTVDGPSKKAWRDGRGAHQNIIPASTGAAKAVGKVIPDLKGKLTGMAFRVPTPDVSVVDLTCRLAQPTPYEAIKEAIKAAAKGPLAGILAYTEDEAKPPRAFLLGPQNLDTAGSQTL, from the exons TGACCAGAGCACCACCTCCGCCAGAGCCCAAAGTTGAGGCAGAGCGGGAGCCCCAGCCTGAGCCAGAGCCGGAGCCCAAACCTGAGCCAGTCAAGGAGGAACCCCCGCCTCTTCCTCAACCTAAGAAGGCTCCTGTGGGTCAGAAGCTGACCGTGGGCATCAATGG ATTTGGACGCATCGGTCGCCTGGTGCTACGCGCCTGCATACAGAAGGGTGTTAAAGTGGTGGCAGTGAATGACCCATTCATTGACCCAGAATATAtg GTGTACATGTTTAAATATGACTCCACCCACGGCCGGTACAAGGGGAGCGTGGAGCACAGGAACGGAAAGCTGGTGGTAGACAACCAGGAGATCAGCGTCTTCCAGTG CAAGCAGCCCCGAGACATTCCCTGGAAGTCTGTCGGGAACCCCTTTGTGGTGGAGTCCACAGGCGTGTACCTGTCCTTAGAGGAAGCTTCA GGCCACATCGAGGCAGGCGCCTTGCGTGTGGTCATCTCCGCACCCTCACCGGATGCACCCATGTTTGTCATGGGGGTAAACGAGAAGAGCTATGATCCTGCCTCCATGAAAGTCGTCAG CAATGCatcctgcaccaccaactgccTGGCGCCCCTTGCCAAGGTCATCCATGAGCGATTTGGGATCGTGGAAGGGCTGATG ACCACAGTTCATTCCTatactgccacccagaagactgTGGACGGGCCATCAAAGAAGGCCTGGCGAGATGGCCGGGGCGCCCACCAGAACATCATCCCAGCCTCCACGGGGGCTGCCAAGGCCGTTGGCAAAGTCATCCCAGACCTCAAAGG GAAGCTGACAGGAATGGCGTTCCGGGTGCCAACCCCAGACGTATCTGTTGTGGACCTGACCTGCCGCCTGGCCCAGCCCACCCCATACGAGGCCATCAAAGAGGCCATAAAAGCGGCAGCCAAGGGGCCCCTCGCTGGCATCCTTGCCTACACCGAGGATGAG GCCAAGCCCCCGCGTGCCTTCCTCCTGGGCCCCCAGAACCTGGACACAGCGGGCTCCCAGACACTGTAG